From a single Halobellus ruber genomic region:
- a CDS encoding NAD(P)/FAD-dependent oxidoreductase codes for MSHRDGPAGSRDRESTEPIRVGVVGAGAAGAAAAYALRDAGATVTIVEKSGGVCGRAATRRREGCRYDHGANYVKDDDELAASLIPELGTEGLVDIEEPVWTFDADGEVAEGHGDDGRKWTWSEGITQLAKRLLARTDAAVHRRTRVEAIDRAGGTWHLTDTDGADYGPFDVVLLTPPAPQTADLLGATDWDDDRLEPLIDAVDAVSYRTIRTLVLHYPFRESYPWYGLVNVDKDHAVGWLSREECKSGHVPDGESLLVVQMSPAWSEAHYDDPLDDAAAAAADHAADLLGDDRYRDPDWVDDQGWRYALPESGAETEPLRAVEAAGLYVAGDWVAGEGRVAAALRNGYEAGERIRGEQAGE; via the coding sequence ATGAGCCACCGAGACGGTCCCGCAGGGAGCCGAGACCGGGAGTCGACCGAACCGATCCGCGTCGGCGTCGTCGGCGCGGGCGCGGCGGGGGCGGCTGCCGCGTACGCGCTTCGCGACGCCGGCGCGACGGTGACGATCGTAGAGAAGAGCGGCGGCGTCTGCGGACGGGCGGCGACCCGGCGGCGGGAGGGCTGCCGCTACGACCACGGCGCCAACTACGTCAAGGACGACGACGAACTGGCCGCCTCCTTGATCCCCGAACTGGGGACCGAGGGCTTGGTCGACATCGAGGAACCGGTGTGGACGTTCGACGCCGACGGCGAGGTCGCCGAGGGCCACGGCGACGACGGACGGAAGTGGACCTGGAGCGAGGGGATCACCCAACTCGCAAAGCGGCTGCTCGCGCGGACCGACGCCGCCGTCCACCGTCGGACCCGGGTGGAGGCGATCGACCGGGCGGGCGGGACGTGGCACCTCACCGACACCGACGGCGCCGACTACGGCCCGTTCGACGTTGTCCTCCTGACCCCGCCGGCGCCCCAGACCGCCGACCTGCTCGGGGCGACCGACTGGGACGACGACCGGTTGGAGCCGCTGATCGACGCCGTCGACGCCGTTTCCTACCGGACGATCCGGACTCTCGTCCTGCATTACCCGTTCCGGGAGTCGTACCCGTGGTACGGCCTGGTGAACGTCGACAAGGACCACGCGGTCGGGTGGCTCTCCCGCGAGGAGTGCAAGTCGGGCCACGTCCCCGACGGCGAGAGCCTGCTCGTCGTCCAGATGAGCCCCGCGTGGTCCGAGGCCCACTACGACGACCCGCTCGACGACGCCGCGGCGGCGGCAGCGGACCACGCGGCTGACCTCCTCGGCGACGACCGGTACCGCGACCCCGACTGGGTCGACGATCAGGGGTGGCGGTACGCGCTGCCGGAGTCGGGGGCCGAGACCGAGCCGTTGCGGGCCGTCGAGGCCGCCGGGCTCTACGTCGCCGGCGACTGGGTGGCCGGCGAGGGACGGGTGGCGGCGGCGCTCCGGAACGGGTACGAGGCCGGCGAGCGGATCCGCGGCGAGCAAGCGGGCGAGTAA
- a CDS encoding RAD55 family ATPase → MRIPSGVSGFDHLVQGGFLPERLYVLSGPPGSGKTTFTAQFVAEGLRNGENCLYVTMHESREELVEDMSSYDFGFETLATSDQFRFVNLTSKRAERLLSQSSGGSGPSSVQALSDKLVAFVNARDIERLVIDSTMLLDMFFAEGDAEMTRFLTALKSCDATTLLISEMTDPSAYADEHFLAHGVVFFHNYLEATGMTRGIQVVKMRGTDIDCDIRSLRFTDEGLVIDPTKRVDF, encoded by the coding sequence ATGCGGATACCGAGTGGGGTCAGCGGCTTCGATCACCTCGTCCAGGGCGGGTTCCTCCCGGAGCGGCTGTACGTCCTCTCGGGACCCCCGGGCAGCGGGAAGACCACGTTCACCGCGCAGTTCGTCGCCGAGGGGCTCAGAAACGGGGAGAACTGCCTGTACGTCACGATGCACGAGTCCCGCGAGGAGCTCGTCGAGGACATGTCCAGCTACGACTTCGGGTTCGAAACGCTCGCGACCTCCGATCAGTTCCGGTTCGTGAACCTCACAAGCAAGCGGGCCGAGCGGCTGCTGAGCCAGTCGTCAGGGGGAAGCGGGCCGTCGAGCGTCCAGGCGCTGTCGGACAAGCTGGTCGCGTTCGTCAACGCCCGGGACATCGAGCGGCTGGTGATCGACTCCACGATGCTTCTGGATATGTTCTTCGCGGAGGGCGACGCCGAGATGACGCGCTTTCTCACCGCGCTGAAATCCTGCGACGCGACGACGCTGCTGATCTCGGAGATGACCGACCCCAGCGCCTACGCCGACGAGCACTTCCTGGCTCACGGCGTCGTCTTCTTCCACAACTATCTGGAGGCGACCGGGATGACCCGCGGGATCCAGGTCGTGAAGATGCGCGGGACCGACATCGACTGCGACATCCGGTCGCTGCGGTTCACCGACGAGGGGCTGGTGATCGACCCGACCAAACGCGTGGATTTCTGA